A single region of the Halorubrum depositum genome encodes:
- a CDS encoding HAD family hydrolase, with protein MSLYDAVLFDSDGILVEPPAYETKVEATRAAFAEVGVTDPPREQIDDIVTGTTRERVREICATHGIDVEPFWHARERLDERSQFEKFETGCRTGYDDVTCISSVSQRCGVVSNNHHSTIEFVLDFFGFEWMFDTYYGREMTVESLDLKKPNTHYLDRARTELDAESVLYVGDSESDVLAARRAGMDSVFVRRAHCEDVTLSVTPTYETRDLRGVTDIVG; from the coding sequence GTGTCGCTCTACGATGCTGTTCTGTTCGACAGTGACGGAATACTAGTTGAGCCGCCGGCGTACGAAACGAAAGTGGAGGCCACGCGGGCCGCCTTCGCGGAGGTAGGCGTCACAGACCCCCCTCGAGAGCAGATCGACGACATTGTCACCGGCACGACGAGGGAGAGAGTTCGCGAGATCTGTGCCACTCACGGTATCGACGTGGAGCCGTTTTGGCACGCGCGTGAGCGACTCGACGAGCGGTCGCAGTTCGAGAAGTTCGAGACGGGATGTCGGACCGGATACGACGACGTCACGTGTATCTCGTCCGTTTCGCAGAGATGTGGCGTCGTGAGTAACAACCACCACAGCACGATCGAGTTCGTGCTCGATTTCTTCGGCTTCGAGTGGATGTTCGACACCTATTACGGACGCGAGATGACGGTCGAGAGTCTCGACCTGAAGAAACCAAACACGCATTACCTCGACCGAGCGCGCACGGAACTCGACGCCGAGTCCGTCCTCTACGTCGGCGACAGCGAGAGCGATGTGCTCGCTGCCCGTCGGGCGGGCATGGATTCGGTGTTCGTCCGTCGAGCGCACTGTGAGGACGTGACCCTCTCCGTAACCCCGACCTACGAGACACGCGATCTACGCGGTGTGACGGACATCGTGGGGTGA
- a CDS encoding cystathionine gamma-synthase, translated as MTEQSDDDATVRDGDRSRFETRAIHAGQEPDPETGALMTPIHANSTYKQDAPGDHRGYEYSRTGNPTRTDLEANLASLESGSHARCFSSGMGAINTVLNLLSAGDHVVAGDDVYGGTHRILTQVYDEYDVDTTFVDTTDHDAVRDAVREETELVWVETPTNPLMNVNDIGALAEIAHANDALCAVDNTFATPYLQRPLEHGADVVCQSLTKYLGGHSDTIGGALIVDDEGLDERLGFYQNSVGATPGPFDSFLVLRGTKTLPVRMDRHCENAMALAEWLESHDDVSRVYYPGLESHPDHELAAEQMDAFGGMLSFEFDGTLDQASTVVSETEVFTLAESLGGVESLIEQPAAMTHAAIPREERLAAGLTDGLIRVSVGLEHVDDMKADLQAAFDAALE; from the coding sequence ATGACCGAGCAGTCCGACGACGACGCGACGGTACGCGACGGCGACCGTTCTCGCTTCGAGACCCGCGCGATCCACGCGGGACAGGAGCCCGATCCCGAGACCGGCGCGCTGATGACGCCGATCCACGCGAACTCCACCTATAAGCAGGACGCGCCGGGCGACCACCGCGGCTACGAGTACAGCCGGACCGGAAACCCGACCCGGACCGACCTGGAGGCGAACCTCGCGTCGCTGGAGTCGGGGAGCCACGCGCGCTGTTTCTCCTCGGGGATGGGGGCGATCAACACCGTGTTGAACCTGCTGTCCGCGGGCGACCACGTCGTCGCCGGCGACGACGTGTACGGCGGCACCCACCGCATCCTCACGCAGGTGTACGACGAGTACGACGTCGACACGACGTTCGTCGACACCACCGACCACGACGCGGTCAGGGACGCGGTGCGCGAGGAGACGGAGCTGGTGTGGGTGGAGACGCCGACGAACCCCCTGATGAACGTCAACGACATCGGCGCGCTCGCGGAGATCGCCCACGCCAACGACGCGCTCTGCGCGGTCGACAACACGTTCGCGACGCCGTACCTCCAACGCCCGCTCGAACACGGCGCGGACGTCGTCTGCCAGTCGCTCACGAAGTACCTCGGCGGCCACTCCGACACGATCGGCGGCGCGCTGATCGTCGACGACGAGGGGCTCGACGAGCGGCTCGGCTTCTACCAGAACTCGGTGGGCGCGACTCCGGGCCCGTTCGACTCCTTCCTCGTCCTCCGCGGGACGAAGACGCTCCCGGTGCGGATGGACCGCCACTGCGAGAACGCCATGGCGCTCGCCGAGTGGCTGGAGTCCCACGACGACGTGAGCCGCGTCTACTACCCGGGGCTGGAGAGCCACCCGGACCACGAGCTCGCGGCCGAGCAGATGGACGCCTTCGGCGGCATGCTCTCCTTCGAGTTCGACGGGACGCTCGACCAGGCGTCGACCGTCGTGAGCGAGACCGAGGTGTTCACGCTCGCGGAGTCGCTCGGCGGCGTCGAGAGCCTCATCGAACAGCCGGCCGCGATGACCCACGCCGCGATCCCGCGCGAGGAGCGCCTCGCGGCCGGGCTCACGGACGGGCTCATCCGCGTCTCAGTCGGTCTCGAACACGTCGACGACATGAAGGCCGACCTGCAGGCCGCGTTCGACGCGGCGCTGGAGTGA
- a CDS encoding D-2-hydroxyacid dehydrogenase, whose product MSDPDVLVLRQTIHGSDASDLVASLRERLPDREIALARTPAEERELIANARAAVGLHIDEELLAAAEELELFACVFAGTGHLPRDALADRGVAVTNASGVHGPNIAEYVVGSMITHARQWPRAHRQKAEREWRTYETTEVYGSTVAVVGLGAIGQTVLDRLASFEVDTVGVRYSPEKGGPADAVYGFDEFHEAIADAEYVVLACPLTETTRGLVDEEALKTMRSDAVLINIARGPIVDTDALVSSLRNSRIRGAALDVTDPEPLPEDHPLWGLGNVTITPHNAGHTPYYYDRVADILAGNLDRLEGGEELENRVV is encoded by the coding sequence ATGAGCGATCCAGACGTCCTCGTGCTGCGACAGACGATCCACGGATCCGACGCGTCGGACCTCGTCGCGTCGCTCCGCGAGCGACTCCCCGACCGCGAGATCGCGCTGGCGCGGACGCCGGCGGAGGAGCGCGAGCTGATCGCGAACGCCCGCGCCGCCGTGGGGCTCCACATCGACGAGGAGCTGCTGGCCGCCGCCGAGGAGCTCGAGCTGTTCGCCTGCGTGTTCGCCGGAACCGGGCACCTGCCGCGCGACGCGCTTGCGGACCGCGGCGTCGCCGTGACGAACGCCTCGGGCGTCCACGGCCCGAACATCGCCGAGTACGTCGTCGGGTCGATGATCACTCACGCCCGACAGTGGCCGCGCGCGCACCGACAGAAGGCGGAGCGGGAGTGGCGCACCTACGAGACGACCGAGGTGTACGGCTCGACGGTCGCCGTCGTCGGGCTCGGCGCCATCGGGCAGACGGTGCTCGACCGGCTGGCGTCGTTCGAGGTCGACACCGTCGGCGTCCGCTACTCCCCGGAGAAGGGCGGGCCGGCCGACGCGGTGTACGGCTTCGACGAGTTCCACGAGGCGATCGCCGACGCGGAGTACGTGGTGCTCGCGTGCCCGCTCACCGAGACGACGCGGGGGCTCGTCGACGAGGAGGCGCTGAAGACGATGCGCTCCGACGCCGTCCTGATCAACATCGCGCGCGGCCCTATCGTCGACACCGACGCGCTCGTCTCCTCGCTCCGAAACAGCCGGATCCGCGGGGCCGCGCTCGACGTGACCGACCCCGAGCCGCTCCCCGAGGATCACCCCCTGTGGGGGCTGGGCAACGTCACGATCACTCCGCACAACGCGGGTCACACCCCGTACTACTACGACCGCGTCGCCGACATCCTCGCCGGAAACCTCGATCGGCTCGAGGGCGGCGAGGAGCTTGAGAATCGGGTGGTGTGA
- a CDS encoding universal stress protein has protein sequence MYDDILLPVAPGGEANDAVPHAASLAERYDATVHVVSAVDTLARTLRGPHAGAFAERVESAAQERVESVTAELEAAGVDVVGSLRQGEPVDVIENAIADTGADIVVMPSHTRSGLRRVLLGSVTEKVVRVSPVPVVTVPMADPDDEVDEAAASADDGQTADGT, from the coding sequence ATGTACGACGACATCCTCCTCCCCGTCGCGCCCGGCGGCGAGGCGAACGACGCGGTCCCGCACGCGGCCAGCCTCGCCGAGCGCTACGACGCGACCGTCCACGTCGTGAGCGCGGTCGACACGCTCGCTCGGACGCTTCGCGGACCGCACGCCGGCGCCTTCGCCGAGCGCGTCGAATCCGCGGCGCAGGAGCGCGTCGAGTCGGTGACCGCGGAGCTGGAGGCCGCCGGCGTCGACGTCGTCGGCTCCCTCCGGCAGGGGGAGCCGGTTGACGTCATCGAGAACGCCATCGCGGACACGGGCGCCGACATCGTCGTGATGCCGAGTCACACCCGCAGCGGCCTCCGGCGAGTCCTCCTGGGGAGCGTCACCGAGAAGGTGGTCCGGGTCTCGCCCGTTCCCGTCGTCACCGTGCCGATGGCCGACCCCGACGACGAAGTGGACGAAGCGGCCGCGAGCGCCGACGACGGGCAGACCGCCGACGGGACGTGA
- the truA gene encoding tRNA pseudouridine(38-40) synthase TruA, with amino-acid sequence MTAAATTRAFRVAYDGREYAGFQRQPHATTVEGTLLRALAEHGILDRGDGPTHATPPGYAAAGRTDAGVSAVAQTVAFEAPAWLTPRAFNGHLPGSVRVWAAADVPDGFHATHDAVRRTYRYHLYAPESGTASADPTHAVTDDRVRDALDRLSGRHDFHNLTSDDAGTVRDLTATATRDGDLLVIEVAADGFPRALVRRLVAAVRAVGRGHSEPSRIDRLLASEPVPGEIGVGPAPPEPLVLWDVAYDGVAFDVDREAAESARVAFGERYRTARHVAAATGAIRDRVASGDPGEPSGRRDDAA; translated from the coding sequence GTGACCGCCGCCGCGACGACCCGCGCGTTCCGGGTCGCGTACGACGGCCGCGAGTACGCCGGCTTCCAGCGTCAGCCCCACGCGACGACCGTCGAGGGGACGCTCCTCCGAGCGCTCGCCGAACACGGGATCCTCGACCGCGGCGACGGGCCGACGCACGCGACGCCGCCGGGGTACGCCGCGGCGGGACGCACCGACGCCGGGGTCTCCGCCGTCGCGCAGACGGTCGCGTTCGAGGCGCCGGCGTGGCTCACGCCGCGGGCGTTCAACGGCCACCTCCCCGGATCGGTGCGGGTCTGGGCGGCCGCCGACGTCCCGGACGGGTTCCACGCGACTCACGACGCGGTCAGGCGAACGTACCGGTATCACCTCTACGCGCCCGAGTCGGGAACCGCGTCGGCGGACCCGACCCACGCCGTGACGGACGACCGCGTCCGCGACGCCCTCGACCGTCTCTCGGGGCGACACGATTTCCACAACCTGACGAGCGACGACGCGGGAACCGTCCGGGACCTGACCGCGACCGCGACGCGGGACGGCGATCTGCTCGTGATCGAGGTCGCCGCCGACGGCTTCCCGCGCGCGCTCGTCCGGCGGCTCGTCGCCGCGGTCCGAGCGGTCGGCCGAGGACACAGTGAGCCGTCGCGGATCGACCGATTGCTCGCCTCAGAGCCGGTCCCCGGCGAGATCGGGGTCGGTCCCGCACCGCCCGAGCCCCTGGTGCTGTGGGACGTCGCGTACGACGGGGTCGCCTTCGACGTCGACCGGGAGGCCGCCGAGAGCGCGCGCGTCGCCTTCGGGGAGCGGTACCGAACGGCCCGCCACGTCGCGGCGGCGACGGGGGCGATTCGGGACCGGGTCGCGTCGGGGGACCCGGGCGAGCCCTCCGGACGACGCGACGACGCCGCTTAG
- a CDS encoding Rrf2 family transcriptional regulator, translating into MSTIRLTSSQKRVLTALVNLAENADRPVSGSEIAESIDRNAGTVRNRMQSLRDLRLVEGVPGPNGGYVPTDGAYETLGVERMDDAETTPVAVDGEPVEGVNVEEIDLSSVANPELCRAELVIRGPVGSFEAGDRVTVGPTPAAGLRLSGTVDATHVDGNTLLLRVDGMETPAADAAEVSAAD; encoded by the coding sequence ATGTCGACGATACGGCTCACGTCGAGTCAGAAACGCGTGTTGACCGCGCTCGTAAACCTCGCGGAGAACGCCGATCGGCCGGTGTCCGGGAGCGAGATCGCCGAGTCCATCGACCGCAACGCGGGCACGGTCCGGAATCGGATGCAGAGCCTCCGGGACCTCCGGTTGGTCGAAGGTGTCCCGGGTCCCAACGGCGGCTACGTCCCCACCGACGGCGCCTACGAGACCCTCGGCGTCGAGCGGATGGACGACGCCGAAACCACGCCGGTCGCCGTCGACGGCGAGCCGGTAGAGGGGGTGAACGTCGAGGAGATCGACCTCTCCAGCGTCGCCAACCCCGAGCTCTGCCGCGCGGAGCTCGTGATCCGCGGCCCGGTCGGCTCCTTCGAGGCCGGCGACCGGGTCACCGTCGGTCCGACGCCGGCCGCCGGGCTCCGGCTCTCGGGGACCGTCGACGCCACGCACGTCGACGGCAACACCCTCCTGCTGCGCGTCGACGGGATGGAGACCCCGGCAGCCGACGCGGCCGAAGTGAGCGCGGCCGACTAA
- a CDS encoding phosphate signaling complex PhoU family protein, translated as METRKVQVTGGSTYTVSIPKTWATENDVEAGTEIEFFPDGDSLFLTPRSEEERTRGTLDVTDLTGQALTRAVTTMYVSGFDVIELEGAEITTEQRSAIREAVQGLVGLEVLEETRDRVVIQDLLDSSELSIHNAVTRMRLISLSMLEDAIAALSELDHDLARDVIGRDDDLDRLWLVVSRIFRATLRTPKAAEELGLPREECFDYHSSARQLERIGDHATKIGHLTLSIDEPLPDEVVEAVSDLHGDAVEVIDTAMDALFADDSDEATRLANDARTGVRAIDERVRAIDELLRDLDPARAQLLGLVVDSVLRSADYGGNIAETALQKAAPTP; from the coding sequence ATGGAAACGAGGAAGGTGCAGGTCACCGGCGGCTCGACGTACACGGTCTCGATCCCGAAGACGTGGGCGACCGAGAACGACGTGGAGGCCGGCACCGAGATCGAGTTCTTCCCGGACGGCGACTCGCTGTTCCTCACGCCGCGGTCGGAGGAGGAGCGGACCCGCGGCACCCTCGACGTCACCGACCTCACGGGACAGGCGCTCACCCGCGCGGTGACGACGATGTACGTCAGCGGGTTCGACGTGATCGAACTGGAGGGCGCCGAGATCACCACGGAGCAGCGCTCCGCGATCCGCGAGGCCGTCCAGGGCCTCGTCGGGCTGGAGGTGTTAGAGGAGACCCGCGACCGGGTCGTCATCCAGGACCTGCTCGACTCCTCCGAGCTGTCGATCCACAACGCCGTCACCCGGATGCGGCTGATCTCGCTGTCGATGCTGGAGGACGCCATCGCCGCCCTCTCCGAGCTCGACCACGACCTCGCCCGCGACGTGATCGGTCGCGACGACGACCTCGACCGGCTGTGGCTCGTCGTCTCCCGGATCTTCCGGGCGACGCTGCGCACGCCGAAGGCGGCCGAGGAGCTCGGGCTCCCGCGCGAGGAGTGTTTCGACTACCACTCCAGCGCCCGCCAGCTGGAGCGGATCGGCGACCACGCGACGAAGATCGGCCACCTGACGCTCAGCATCGACGAGCCCCTCCCAGACGAGGTCGTCGAGGCGGTCAGCGACCTCCACGGCGACGCGGTCGAGGTGATCGACACCGCGATGGACGCGCTGTTCGCCGACGATAGCGACGAGGCGACGCGGCTGGCGAACGACGCCCGAACCGGCGTCAGGGCGATCGACGAGCGGGTCCGCGCGATCGACGAGCTCCTCCGCGACCTGGACCCCGCGCGCGCTCAGCTGCTCGGCCTCGTGGTCGACTCCGTGCTCCGGTCGGCCGACTACGGCGGCAACATCGCGGAGACGGCCCTCCAGAAGGCCGCGCCGACGCCGTGA
- a CDS encoding ubiquitin-like small modifier protein 1: MELELRFFATFREAAGGKIVEAEFADGSSVGDVLRELEGEYEGMSGRLIVDGGLAPQINVLKNGREVLHLEGLETSLEDGDRLSVFPPVAGGA, encoded by the coding sequence ATGGAACTGGAACTGCGGTTCTTCGCGACGTTTCGTGAGGCCGCCGGCGGGAAGATCGTCGAGGCGGAGTTCGCGGACGGCTCGAGCGTCGGGGACGTGTTGCGGGAGCTGGAGGGCGAGTACGAGGGGATGAGCGGTCGCCTGATCGTCGACGGCGGCCTCGCCCCGCAGATCAACGTGCTGAAGAACGGTCGCGAGGTGCTCCACCTCGAGGGATTGGAGACGAGCTTGGAGGACGGCGACCGCCTCTCGGTGTTCCCGCCGGTCGCGGGTGGCGCATGA
- the nadE gene encoding NAD(+) synthase: MSERGSPAFEGDSLEERGASAVPSRARDEGGTTDGTSSDGGLADRDLGLRDPGDERERVRSFVESSVSAAGAEGVVVNMSGGLDSTVTAALAVEALGADRVYGLILPCNKVGAHHARDAEALADALGIDHDTVHLHSLFAQLGAVAPDEFDLHDEPVLSGNAVARLRMTLAYLAANATDRLVCGTANRSELLLGYFTKHGDGGADVHPIGHLYKTEVRALAAELDVPEFVVEKPPTAGFLPGQRDADDLGAPYEVIDRVLRLGADRGLDAAAVADRLSEGEDAGVDVDEATVADLLARHRATAHKRTAPSVPTGRGR; this comes from the coding sequence ATGAGCGAGCGCGGATCCCCGGCCTTCGAAGGCGATTCGCTCGAGGAGCGGGGCGCGAGCGCGGTCCCGTCGAGAGCACGCGACGAGGGCGGAACGACCGACGGAACGTCCTCCGACGGCGGTCTCGCCGACCGCGACCTCGGACTCCGCGACCCCGGTGACGAGCGCGAGCGCGTTCGCTCGTTCGTCGAGTCCTCGGTTTCGGCCGCCGGCGCGGAGGGGGTTGTCGTCAACATGAGCGGCGGGCTCGACTCCACGGTGACGGCGGCGCTCGCCGTCGAGGCGCTCGGCGCCGACCGCGTGTACGGCCTGATACTCCCCTGTAACAAGGTCGGCGCGCACCACGCCCGCGACGCGGAGGCGCTCGCGGACGCGCTCGGGATCGACCACGACACCGTCCACCTCCACTCACTGTTCGCGCAGCTCGGCGCGGTCGCGCCCGACGAATTCGACCTCCACGACGAACCGGTCCTGTCCGGCAACGCCGTCGCCCGGCTCCGGATGACGCTCGCGTACCTCGCCGCGAACGCGACGGATAGACTCGTCTGCGGCACGGCCAACCGGAGCGAGCTGCTGCTCGGTTACTTCACGAAACACGGCGACGGGGGCGCGGACGTGCATCCGATCGGACACCTGTACAAGACCGAGGTCCGCGCGCTCGCGGCCGAACTCGACGTCCCCGAGTTCGTCGTCGAGAAGCCGCCGACCGCGGGGTTCCTCCCCGGCCAGCGCGACGCCGACGACCTCGGCGCCCCGTACGAGGTCATCGACCGGGTGCTCCGACTCGGCGCCGACCGCGGCCTCGACGCCGCGGCGGTCGCGGACCGGCTGTCGGAGGGCGAGGACGCCGGTGTCGACGTCGACGAGGCGACCGTCGCCGACCTGCTCGCGCGACACCGCGCCAC
- a CDS encoding fumarylacetoacetate hydrolase family protein produces the protein MRLARLLTPDGPVSGRYEDGTIVADDGRYEVGRDGRLLPPCDPSALYCVGRNYVETLDQMEYERPEEPDFFIKPPASLLAHGESIAYPEWTDELTYAGELVAVIDERCRDLDPEEVPDVVRGYTVMNDVDALDQQGRTARKAFDGSAPLGPWIETDVDPTNLDISTTVGGEQRQDANTELMLFGPHEIVSYLSERFTFEPGDCVAFGSPANPGLVEPGERVEITYEGVGTLSNRVVDEA, from the coding sequence ATGCGACTCGCACGCCTGCTCACGCCGGACGGACCGGTCTCCGGACGCTACGAGGACGGGACGATCGTCGCCGACGACGGCCGCTACGAGGTCGGCCGCGACGGGCGGCTCCTCCCGCCGTGCGACCCGAGCGCGCTCTACTGCGTCGGGCGGAACTACGTCGAGACGCTCGACCAGATGGAGTACGAGCGGCCGGAGGAACCCGACTTCTTCATCAAGCCGCCGGCGAGCCTGCTCGCGCACGGCGAGTCGATCGCGTACCCCGAGTGGACCGACGAGCTGACGTACGCCGGCGAGCTGGTCGCCGTCATCGACGAGCGCTGTCGGGACCTCGACCCCGAGGAGGTCCCCGACGTCGTCCGCGGCTACACGGTCATGAACGACGTCGACGCGCTCGATCAGCAGGGCCGGACCGCGCGTAAGGCGTTCGACGGCTCCGCGCCCCTCGGCCCGTGGATCGAGACCGACGTCGACCCGACGAACCTCGACATCTCGACGACGGTCGGCGGGGAACAGCGCCAGGACGCGAACACCGAGCTGATGCTGTTCGGCCCCCACGAGATCGTCTCGTACCTCTCCGAGCGGTTCACGTTCGAGCCCGGCGACTGCGTCGCCTTCGGCAGCCCGGCGAACCCGGGGCTCGTCGAGCCCGGCGAGCGCGTCGAGATCACCTACGAGGGCGTCGGGACGCTGTCGAATCGGGTCGTCGACGAGGCGTAA
- a CDS encoding peptidylprolyl isomerase — MAREVSNPDNPQVTLHTNHGDVVVELFADRAPKTVENFLGLARHDPAADADPARDTNTWADPDSGEVRGDSLYEGNVFHRVIEDFMIQGGDPQENGRGGPGYQFDDEFHDDLTHDGPGILSMANSGPNTNGSQFFITLDATPHLDGKHAVFGQVIDGMDVVEEIGAVPTDRRDEPRDTVEIEQVTVDE, encoded by the coding sequence ATGGCACGAGAGGTTTCCAACCCCGACAACCCGCAGGTGACGCTCCACACGAACCACGGCGACGTCGTCGTCGAGCTGTTCGCCGACCGCGCCCCGAAGACGGTCGAGAACTTCCTCGGACTGGCGCGACACGACCCCGCCGCGGACGCCGACCCCGCGCGCGACACCAACACGTGGGCGGACCCCGACTCGGGCGAGGTCCGCGGCGACTCGCTGTACGAGGGGAACGTCTTCCACCGCGTCATTGAGGACTTCATGATTCAGGGCGGCGACCCGCAGGAGAACGGCCGCGGCGGCCCCGGCTACCAGTTCGACGACGAGTTCCACGACGACCTCACCCACGACGGCCCGGGGATCCTCTCGATGGCGAACTCCGGCCCGAACACCAACGGCTCGCAGTTCTTCATCACGCTGGACGCGACCCCGCACCTCGACGGCAAGCACGCCGTCTTCGGGCAGGTCATCGACGGGATGGACGTCGTCGAGGAGATCGGCGCCGTGCCGACCGACCGCCGCGACGAGCCCCGTGACACGGTCGAGATCGAGCAGGTCACCGTCGACGAGTAG